In Streptomyces nojiriensis, one genomic interval encodes:
- a CDS encoding VOC family protein → MDIKLELVAVPVTDVDRAKAFYEKLGFNADHDVTVSEDIRFVQLTPPGSACSIAIGKGLTRMTPGSLDNMQVVVTDIEEAYEDLRGRGVEVTEIQDLPWGSFVYFSDPDGNGWAVQQTTPRKSAGTA, encoded by the coding sequence ATGGACATCAAACTGGAACTCGTCGCCGTCCCCGTCACCGATGTGGACCGGGCCAAGGCCTTCTACGAGAAGCTCGGCTTCAACGCCGACCACGACGTGACCGTCAGCGAGGACATCCGCTTCGTCCAGCTGACCCCGCCGGGCTCGGCCTGCTCGATCGCGATCGGCAAGGGGCTGACCCGGATGACCCCGGGGTCGCTGGACAACATGCAGGTCGTCGTCACCGACATCGAGGAGGCGTACGAGGACCTGCGCGGCCGGGGGGTGGAGGTGACGGAGATCCAGGACCTGCCGTGGGGCTCCTTCGTCTACTTCTCCGACCCCGACGGCAACGGCTGGGCGGTCCAGCAGACCACCCCCCGCAAGTCGGCGGGCACCGCCTGA
- a CDS encoding AMP-binding protein, whose protein sequence is MTQGSESVRFGKRTTDTVLHRFEQWARDTPGARALIAGPDSLTYGELDARADRLAHRLLGSGLPPGALVAVGTARQSELVVALLAVLKAGGSYTVVDVESPRSGRRQLAAAEPLVLLTDAAQHAALDNGGGPRVLRLDAEAAAIGGPRAEQPADRLGGAAAPPPGRTAAVLFTGSAEPRAVPVSHALLLAAHEAWAEVARPTPQDRHLFTGGPDVTAFAAGWTRALCSGGALVLPPRSAWQPGDIRTAVGTERVTVLHTDPARAARLLIEDAEQATLTPAAHLGADPAYRSLRLLAVSGDRLYLDEQATLQMRLRPGARVLNVYGPAECAGIGTWFELPQLPHPLDDPEQISLLGTAFPGFRAEVHGGEIRLVPPDGADAVPTGDLGLLREDGLLEYGGRIRDRITLPGGRVLDPYPVESAIRSHEGIGAVILKGVDGPRGPRRLVAYAAPPPGGPTRPGRAGLPDIEELRDHLAGKVLREESPRTVIRLRTLPRTTAGQEDRDALPLPILPAAAKPAGSKSGKYGAAAAGQGETSAGCAAGCGGVGLGFVAMILTNLLWPGSTDLTGVPQPWAFLFSLLYLFECAAFGIGVVFLFGGRARMLRQRRGPSLTVAAHLAVSYLLLSWWPQDNLYRLAAKQDWPRQAALVYAFNIPLMIAGVVVAAYVVSKPADPFDFHDPTDDWPDR, encoded by the coding sequence ATGACGCAGGGATCCGAGTCCGTACGCTTCGGCAAACGAACCACCGACACCGTCCTGCACCGCTTCGAGCAGTGGGCCCGGGACACCCCCGGGGCCCGCGCGCTCATCGCCGGCCCGGACAGCCTCACCTACGGGGAACTGGACGCGCGCGCCGACCGGTTGGCGCACCGTCTGCTCGGCTCCGGTCTGCCGCCCGGCGCGCTCGTCGCCGTGGGCACCGCCCGGCAGAGCGAACTCGTCGTCGCCCTCCTCGCCGTCCTCAAGGCCGGCGGGTCCTACACCGTCGTCGACGTGGAGAGCCCGCGCTCCGGCCGCCGGCAACTCGCCGCGGCAGAGCCCCTCGTCCTGCTCACCGACGCGGCCCAGCACGCCGCCCTCGACAACGGCGGCGGCCCTCGGGTGCTCCGGCTCGACGCGGAGGCCGCGGCGATCGGCGGGCCGCGCGCCGAACAGCCCGCGGACCGGCTTGGCGGGGCGGCCGCCCCGCCGCCCGGCCGCACCGCCGCGGTCCTGTTCACCGGGTCGGCCGAGCCGCGCGCGGTCCCCGTGAGCCACGCGCTGCTGCTCGCCGCCCACGAGGCATGGGCCGAGGTGGCCCGGCCGACCCCGCAGGACCGGCACCTGTTCACGGGCGGTCCGGACGTCACCGCCTTCGCCGCGGGCTGGACCCGGGCCCTGTGCTCGGGCGGCGCCCTCGTGCTCCCCCCGCGTTCCGCCTGGCAGCCCGGGGACATCCGCACGGCCGTCGGGACCGAGCGCGTCACCGTGCTGCACACCGACCCGGCCCGGGCGGCCCGGCTGCTGATCGAAGACGCCGAACAGGCAACCCTCACCCCCGCCGCCCATCTCGGCGCCGACCCGGCCTACCGGTCCCTGCGGCTGCTCGCCGTCTCGGGCGACCGGCTCTACCTCGACGAGCAGGCGACCCTGCAGATGCGGCTGCGCCCCGGCGCGCGCGTGCTCAACGTCTACGGCCCCGCGGAGTGCGCCGGCATCGGCACCTGGTTCGAACTGCCGCAGCTGCCGCACCCGTTGGACGACCCGGAACAGATCTCCCTGCTCGGCACCGCGTTCCCCGGCTTCCGGGCCGAGGTACACGGCGGGGAGATCCGCCTCGTCCCGCCGGACGGCGCCGACGCGGTCCCGACCGGCGACCTCGGCCTGCTCCGCGAGGACGGGCTGCTGGAGTACGGCGGCCGGATCCGGGACCGGATCACCCTGCCCGGCGGCCGTGTGCTCGACCCGTACCCCGTCGAATCCGCCATCCGCAGCCACGAGGGCATCGGCGCGGTCATCCTGAAGGGGGTCGACGGCCCCCGCGGCCCGCGGCGGCTCGTCGCGTACGCGGCCCCGCCACCCGGCGGACCGACCCGGCCCGGCAGGGCGGGGCTGCCGGACATCGAGGAGCTGCGCGACCACCTGGCGGGCAAGGTGCTCCGGGAGGAGTCCCCGCGCACCGTGATCCGGCTGCGCACCCTGCCCCGCACCACGGCGGGCCAGGAGGACCGGGACGCCCTGCCGCTGCCCATCCTGCCCGCGGCGGCGAAGCCTGCCGGAAGCAAGTCCGGCAAGTACGGGGCCGCCGCCGCGGGCCAGGGCGAGACCTCGGCCGGCTGCGCGGCCGGCTGCGGGGGAGTCGGACTGGGCTTCGTCGCCATGATCCTTACGAACCTCCTCTGGCCCGGATCGACCGACCTCACCGGGGTGCCGCAGCCCTGGGCCTTCCTCTTCTCCCTGCTGTACCTGTTCGAGTGCGCCGCCTTCGGCATCGGGGTGGTGTTCCTCTTCGGCGGCCGCGCCCGGATGCTGCGCCAACGCCGCGGCCCCTCCCTCACCGTGGCCGCCCATCTGGCCGTGTCCTACCTGCTGTTGTCCTGGTGGCCGCAGGACAACCTCTACCGGCTGGCCGCCAAACAGGACTGGCCGCGCCAGGCCGCGCTCGTCTACGCCTTCAACATCCCGCTGATGATCGCGGGAGTCGTCGTCGCGGCTTACGTCGTCAGCAAGCCGGCCGACCCCTTCGACTTCCACGACCCCACCGACGACTGGCCCGACCGCTGA
- a CDS encoding (2,3-dihydroxybenzoyl)adenylate synthase, with protein MTSMLDCCTPWPAEVADRYRAAGYWRGNTLDGLLRDWALQYGPRTALVHGGTRVTYALLNRRVDRMAAGFRLRGLRPGQRVVVQLPNVPEFVITVFALMRAGAVPVFCPMTHRASQVSHLVRVGQAVGYVGPPAHQGFDLTAMAADIAAQGPFLRRVFTFEAPGESSPYGGFSVDAAGCQYYPLGSLDSPPERPLARSADQVAFFLLSGGAGAEPALVPRTHDDYAYQVRAAAELVALSGNDVYLAALPAGSDFTFGCPGIVGTLSVGGTVVLAEDPDATACLSAVERERVTVTSLEPAAARLWLDLLAPVRAAPSSLRLVQIGGGPLDRATAERVGPGLGRLQQVFGTAEGVLTLTRPADPDETVLTTQGRPLSPDDELRVVDADGQDVPDGESGELLARGPRTLRGYYRAPDRNARSFTPDGYFRTGARARRTPDGGLLVTGHPEGHASAL; from the coding sequence ATGACATCCATGCTCGACTGCTGCACGCCGTGGCCCGCCGAGGTCGCCGACCGGTACCGGGCGGCCGGGTACTGGCGCGGCAACACGCTGGACGGCCTGCTGCGCGACTGGGCCCTGCAGTACGGGCCGCGGACCGCGCTCGTGCACGGCGGTACCCGCGTCACGTACGCGCTCCTGAACCGGCGCGTGGACCGGATGGCCGCCGGGTTCCGGCTGCGCGGCCTGCGGCCCGGGCAGCGGGTCGTCGTCCAGCTCCCGAACGTGCCCGAGTTCGTCATCACCGTGTTCGCGCTGATGCGCGCCGGCGCGGTCCCCGTGTTCTGCCCGATGACGCACCGCGCGTCGCAGGTGTCCCACCTCGTGCGGGTCGGCCAGGCCGTCGGCTACGTCGGTCCGCCGGCCCACCAGGGTTTCGACCTCACGGCGATGGCCGCGGACATCGCCGCCCAAGGGCCCTTCCTGCGGCGGGTGTTCACCTTCGAGGCACCGGGCGAGTCGTCCCCGTACGGCGGCTTCAGCGTCGACGCGGCGGGCTGCCAGTACTACCCCCTGGGCTCCCTCGACTCCCCGCCCGAGCGGCCGCTCGCGCGGAGCGCGGACCAGGTGGCGTTCTTCCTGCTCTCCGGCGGTGCCGGCGCGGAGCCCGCGCTCGTTCCGCGTACCCACGACGACTACGCCTACCAGGTCCGGGCCGCCGCCGAGCTGGTGGCGCTCAGCGGGAACGACGTGTACCTCGCCGCCCTGCCCGCCGGGTCCGACTTCACCTTCGGCTGCCCCGGCATCGTCGGCACCCTCTCGGTCGGCGGCACCGTCGTCCTGGCCGAGGACCCGGATGCCACCGCGTGTCTCTCGGCCGTCGAACGTGAGCGCGTCACCGTCACATCGCTGGAGCCCGCGGCCGCCCGGCTCTGGCTCGACCTGCTTGCCCCGGTCCGGGCCGCCCCGAGCAGTCTTCGTCTCGTGCAGATCGGCGGCGGGCCCTTGGACCGGGCGACCGCCGAACGGGTGGGTCCCGGGTTGGGCCGCCTCCAGCAGGTCTTCGGCACGGCCGAGGGGGTGCTGACCCTCACCCGGCCCGCCGATCCGGACGAGACCGTACTCACCACGCAGGGCCGCCCGCTCTCGCCGGACGACGAACTGCGCGTGGTGGACGCCGACGGCCAGGACGTGCCCGACGGGGAATCGGGCGAGCTCCTCGCCCGCGGTCCCCGCACCCTGCGGGGCTACTACCGGGCGCCCGACCGCAACGCGCGCTCCTTCACCCCCGACGGCTACTTCCGCACCGGCGCCCGCGCCCGGCGCACCCCGGACGGCGGCCTGCTGGTGACCGGCCACCCGGAGGGCCACGCGTCCGCCCTGTGA
- a CDS encoding allene oxide cyclase barrel-like domain-containing protein codes for MRPIRAVCLGTATALVTLLACTPVAAAAAADPGPAHGKGKERVITLTGRLAEQTRFPVNPGGAAAQGDRTVFRSNLFDEAGNQVGETGGTCTTTRVDNGGAEECVVTYTLPGGQLSVQGMVFGNLVPGPPPSFDNGITGGTGEFDRARGSVHADTIAPGTRRFTIHLKH; via the coding sequence ATGCGCCCCATCAGAGCGGTCTGTCTCGGCACGGCCACCGCGCTCGTCACCCTTCTCGCCTGCACCCCTGTCGCGGCCGCCGCCGCGGCGGACCCCGGTCCCGCCCACGGCAAGGGCAAAGAGCGGGTCATCACACTCACCGGCCGACTCGCGGAGCAGACGCGCTTCCCCGTCAACCCCGGCGGCGCCGCCGCCCAGGGCGACCGGACCGTCTTCCGCTCGAACCTCTTCGACGAGGCCGGCAACCAGGTCGGCGAGACCGGCGGCACCTGCACCACCACCCGCGTCGACAACGGCGGGGCGGAGGAGTGCGTCGTGACCTACACCCTCCCGGGCGGTCAGCTCTCCGTACAGGGGATGGTCTTCGGCAATCTCGTCCCGGGCCCTCCCCCCTCGTTCGACAACGGAATCACCGGCGGCACCGGGGAATTCGACCGGGCCCGCGGCTCGGTCCACGCCGACACGATCGCTCCGGGCACGAGGCGCTTCACGATCCACCTCAAGCACTGA
- a CDS encoding ABC transporter ATP-binding protein, which translates to MDMEVTAWTSLHSAINAQQDRRPLSRAGLRRVAAFARPHRRGLILFLLLSVVTALLAVATPVLASRVVTAIVDGRDSSAVTRLALLIALIAVAEAGLGLLTRRLSATLGEGLILDLRTAVFDHVQRMPVAFFTRTRTGALVSRLNNDVIGAQRAFSNTLSGVAANTVTLVLTLTVMLGISWQITLLALALLPVFVLPARRMGARMAAMQREASALNAAMGTQMTERFSAPGATLVKLFGRPADESAEFAARAARVRDIGIRTAMAQSAFITALTLVSALALALVYGLGGFYALRGSLDAGSVVALALLLTRLYAPLTALAGARVEVMSAMVSFERVFEILDLKPLIAQKPDARRVPPGPVAVEFDRVSFGYPAADKVSLASLEEVAALDARGGTQVLHEVSFRAEAGQMIALVGSSGAGKSTIAQLLPRLYDADAGAVRLGGIDVRDLTADSIRETLGMVTQDGHLFHESVRANLLLARPDASEEEIWEALRRSRLDGLVASLPDGLDTVVGERGYRLSGGERQRLTIARLLLARQRVVILDEATAHLDSTSEAAVQEALGEALAGRTAVVIAHRLSTVQAADLILVVEDGRIVERGTHTGLLAAGGRYEELYRTQFAVSGGEAPVPGA; encoded by the coding sequence ATGGACATGGAAGTCACCGCCTGGACGTCGCTGCACAGCGCGATCAACGCCCAGCAGGACCGTCGCCCGCTCTCCCGGGCCGGTCTGCGCCGCGTCGCCGCCTTCGCCCGCCCGCACCGCCGCGGGCTCATCCTCTTCCTTCTGCTGAGCGTGGTGACCGCCCTGCTCGCGGTGGCCACCCCGGTACTCGCCAGCCGGGTCGTCACGGCCATCGTGGACGGCCGCGACAGCTCCGCGGTCACCCGGCTGGCCCTGCTCATCGCGCTGATCGCGGTCGCGGAGGCCGGGCTCGGACTGCTGACCCGCAGACTCTCCGCCACCCTCGGCGAGGGGCTGATCCTGGACCTGCGGACGGCGGTCTTCGACCACGTGCAGCGGATGCCGGTCGCCTTCTTCACCCGGACCCGGACGGGGGCTCTGGTCAGCCGTCTCAACAACGATGTGATCGGCGCCCAGCGGGCCTTCAGCAACACCCTGTCGGGGGTGGCCGCCAATACCGTCACCCTGGTGCTGACCCTCACCGTCATGCTCGGCATCTCCTGGCAGATCACCCTGCTGGCGCTGGCGCTGCTGCCGGTGTTCGTGCTGCCGGCCCGCCGGATGGGGGCGCGGATGGCGGCGATGCAACGGGAGGCCTCCGCGCTGAACGCCGCGATGGGCACCCAGATGACCGAGCGGTTCTCCGCCCCCGGCGCGACGCTGGTCAAGCTCTTCGGGCGGCCCGCCGACGAGTCCGCGGAGTTCGCGGCCCGGGCAGCGCGGGTGCGGGACATCGGGATCCGTACGGCGATGGCCCAGTCGGCCTTCATCACGGCCCTCACCCTGGTCTCGGCGCTGGCCCTCGCGCTCGTCTACGGCCTCGGCGGCTTCTACGCCCTGCGGGGTTCCCTGGACGCCGGTTCCGTCGTGGCCCTCGCCCTCCTCCTGACCCGGCTGTACGCCCCGCTGACCGCACTCGCCGGCGCCCGCGTCGAGGTGATGAGCGCGATGGTGAGCTTCGAGCGGGTCTTCGAGATCCTCGACCTGAAGCCGCTCATCGCGCAGAAGCCGGACGCCCGCCGGGTGCCGCCGGGGCCGGTGGCCGTGGAGTTCGACCGGGTCTCCTTCGGCTACCCGGCCGCCGACAAGGTCTCGCTCGCCTCCCTGGAGGAGGTCGCCGCCCTGGATGCCCGGGGCGGTACGCAGGTCCTGCACGAGGTGTCGTTCCGGGCCGAGGCGGGCCAGATGATCGCCCTGGTCGGCTCGTCCGGCGCCGGCAAGTCGACCATCGCTCAGCTGCTGCCGCGGCTGTACGACGCCGACGCGGGCGCCGTCCGGCTCGGCGGGATCGACGTACGGGACCTCACGGCCGACTCGATCCGCGAGACGCTCGGCATGGTCACCCAGGACGGGCACCTCTTCCATGAATCGGTGCGCGCCAACCTGCTGCTGGCCCGCCCGGACGCCTCCGAGGAGGAGATCTGGGAGGCACTGCGGCGCTCGCGGCTGGACGGGCTCGTCGCCTCGCTGCCGGACGGCCTGGACACGGTGGTCGGGGAGCGCGGCTACCGGCTCTCGGGCGGGGAACGGCAGCGGCTGACCATCGCGCGGCTGCTGCTGGCCCGGCAGCGGGTGGTGATCCTCGACGAGGCCACGGCGCATCTGGACTCCACCTCGGAGGCCGCGGTGCAGGAGGCCCTGGGCGAGGCCCTGGCGGGCCGGACGGCGGTGGTGATCGCGCACCGGCTGTCGACCGTGCAGGCGGCGGACCTGATTCTGGTGGTCGAGGACGGCCGGATCGTGGAACGGGGCACGCACACCGGGCTGCTGGCGGCGGGCGGGCGGTACGAGGAGCTGTACCGCACCCAGTTCGCCGTGTCGGGCGGCGAGGCACCGGTGCCGGGCGCATGA
- a CDS encoding HIT family protein, whose translation MPTPMRMPMDREPMDLEAYVERTRSGPCFVCTFLAGDPDYAHETVFEDEHHVAFLDRWPTLPGKVLVAPKAHVEHAVRDLDPAAYTRLMLVVREVALAVEDVFDSERTYLYSLGSRQGNAHLHWHIAALPPGVPYERQQFHALMTENGVLSPSPAEQAATAGLLRAAVTAREVLEPPR comes from the coding sequence ATGCCGACACCGATGCGCATGCCGATGGACCGTGAACCGATGGACCTCGAGGCCTACGTCGAACGGACGCGCAGCGGACCGTGCTTCGTCTGCACCTTCCTCGCCGGGGATCCCGACTACGCGCACGAGACCGTCTTCGAGGACGAGCACCACGTGGCCTTCCTCGACCGCTGGCCCACGCTCCCCGGAAAGGTCCTGGTGGCCCCCAAGGCGCACGTCGAGCACGCCGTGCGCGATCTGGACCCCGCGGCCTACACGCGGCTGATGCTCGTCGTACGGGAGGTCGCGCTCGCCGTCGAGGACGTCTTCGACAGCGAGCGGACCTACCTGTACTCGCTGGGGAGCCGACAGGGCAACGCCCACCTGCACTGGCACATCGCGGCGCTGCCGCCCGGGGTTCCGTACGAGCGGCAGCAGTTCCACGCCCTGATGACCGAGAACGGGGTCCTGTCGCCGTCGCCCGCGGAGCAGGCCGCCACGGCCGGGCTCCTGCGCGCGGCCGTCACCGCGCGGGAAGTCCTCGAACCACCGCGATGA
- a CDS encoding GNAT family N-acetyltransferase: protein MVKVRVARPAEAEDLTGLVMRSKAHWGYDAAFLAACAPELRIRAADVTARRLVVAENARGEVLGVASLEGTPPVAALGLLFVEPSAIGQGVGRLLYRDALRRAVDLGVRRLVIDSDPYAAGFYRAMGAVAVADAAPGVESGGPALVRFEAAPVPLAGWARAWTGGGRAVHLGNVGEFNAQFADATLDPEQRPAHHYACLAAFYSPHPAVLVLPRPVPRGWTELVCRQLGWTGVEVYDGLLDADPGLADAVRARPALAALLTGAGLPLVPWGRTRPFGRLAGRPWRPGELRYESKSAAHALFGRILADGGHPGIVLPRQWRADGRWAAARMLAARTRAGESTVLKSEHGVGGSGTTVVTPERVRAAGGARALLRRLPRGPLLVEEYVGGPASGADEGPRDLTYDGFVDEAGHAHEVGGAVMDVADGCYRGATVGPGVVPSWAEKSLGAFGAAVGRELAESGYRGWFDVDFVADGAGRLAPTETNLRLTGPSIAFMVAARLDALRGAGHLVRIADRVELGARLPEAQLDEWCADLARDCAELGAVFVPAIPTAAFEPAPWLGVLVAARSREVLDAAEALVRAEALAVGAMFGPARSSDRRS, encoded by the coding sequence ATGGTAAAGGTCAGGGTCGCGCGGCCGGCCGAGGCGGAGGACCTGACCGGGCTGGTGATGCGGTCCAAGGCGCACTGGGGGTACGACGCCGCCTTCCTGGCCGCGTGTGCGCCGGAACTGCGGATCCGGGCCGCCGACGTGACGGCCCGCCGTCTCGTCGTGGCCGAGAACGCACGGGGAGAGGTGCTCGGGGTCGCCTCGCTGGAGGGGACTCCCCCGGTGGCCGCGCTCGGGCTGCTCTTCGTGGAGCCGTCCGCCATCGGACAGGGCGTGGGCCGGCTGCTGTACCGGGACGCGCTGCGGCGGGCCGTGGACCTGGGGGTGCGCCGGCTGGTGATCGACTCCGATCCGTACGCGGCCGGGTTCTACCGGGCGATGGGGGCGGTCGCGGTGGCCGATGCCGCACCGGGCGTGGAATCCGGCGGTCCGGCCCTGGTCCGGTTCGAGGCGGCTCCCGTCCCGCTCGCCGGCTGGGCGCGGGCCTGGACCGGCGGCGGGCGGGCCGTGCACCTGGGCAATGTCGGCGAGTTCAACGCGCAGTTCGCCGACGCCACCCTGGACCCGGAGCAGCGGCCCGCGCACCACTACGCGTGCCTCGCCGCCTTCTACAGCCCCCACCCGGCGGTGCTGGTGCTGCCGCGGCCGGTGCCGCGGGGCTGGACCGAGCTGGTCTGCCGCCAGCTGGGCTGGACCGGGGTCGAGGTGTACGACGGCCTGCTGGACGCGGATCCGGGCCTCGCCGATGCCGTACGGGCCCGGCCGGCGCTGGCCGCGCTGCTCACCGGGGCCGGGCTGCCCCTCGTACCGTGGGGGCGCACCCGGCCGTTCGGGCGGCTGGCGGGCCGGCCGTGGCGGCCCGGGGAACTGCGCTACGAATCGAAGTCCGCGGCGCACGCCCTCTTCGGGCGGATCCTGGCGGACGGCGGGCATCCCGGGATCGTGCTCCCCCGGCAGTGGCGGGCCGACGGGCGGTGGGCGGCGGCCCGGATGCTGGCGGCCAGGACCAGGGCGGGCGAGAGCACCGTTCTGAAATCGGAGCACGGTGTCGGGGGTTCGGGCACCACGGTGGTCACCCCCGAGCGGGTCCGTGCCGCGGGCGGGGCGCGGGCCCTGCTGCGGCGGCTGCCGCGCGGGCCGCTGCTGGTGGAGGAGTACGTCGGCGGTCCGGCGTCCGGAGCCGACGAGGGTCCGCGGGACCTGACGTACGACGGCTTCGTCGACGAGGCGGGCCACGCGCACGAGGTGGGCGGGGCGGTGATGGACGTGGCGGACGGCTGCTACCGGGGTGCCACGGTGGGTCCCGGGGTGGTGCCCTCGTGGGCGGAGAAATCCCTCGGCGCCTTCGGCGCGGCGGTGGGCCGGGAGCTGGCGGAATCCGGCTACCGGGGCTGGTTCGACGTGGACTTCGTCGCCGACGGGGCGGGGCGGCTCGCGCCGACCGAGACGAACCTGCGGCTGACCGGGCCGTCCATCGCCTTCATGGTGGCGGCCCGGCTGGACGCACTGCGGGGCGCGGGGCACCTCGTACGGATCGCCGACCGGGTGGAGCTGGGCGCGCGGCTGCCCGAGGCCCAGCTGGACGAGTGGTGCGCGGATCTGGCCCGGGACTGCGCGGAGCTCGGGGCGGTGTTCGTCCCCGCGATCCCGACCGCGGCCTTCGAACCGGCGCCCTGGCTGGGTGTGCTGGTGGCCGCGCGCAGCCGGGAGGTGCTGGACGCGGCCGAGGCGCTGGTGCGGGCCGAGGCCTTGGCGGTCGGGGCGATGTTCGGCCCGGCGCGGTCCTCCGACCGCAGGTCGTGA
- a CDS encoding acyltransferase family protein, with translation MSASATLAPLRTAAARIDGRTPAHRDRAIDGLRALALLAVPTGHWLLGGFTLDSDGGLHNASPLSAFGGLAPASWVLQMLGIFFLVGGYASALSFGRRTGSTGAWLKGRVVRLGRPVLGVTAVWALAAPVLYAAGVPEASLRTGATLVVQPLWFVGVYVVVTALTPYCVRAARRLGGWAAAPLLGSVAVVDFLRYGPFADSVPSWLALVNILPGWLFAYQLGVSWGERRIGRRGAWLLLAGGTLLFAALLAVFHYPASMVGVPGAARTNSHPPSLLVLALASAQSGAAILLRDRLAKLLARPALWAPVVVINLSAMTILCWHQTAMLAAAVPGSFVGELAGLTTAPDNLGWIAARLAWMPVFAALFVAIARYARRFEAPPREGRRAGALRRTVAGLLAAGFAVFALGLA, from the coding sequence ATGAGTGCCTCCGCCACCCTGGCCCCGCTGCGGACGGCGGCCGCCCGGATCGACGGCCGGACCCCCGCCCACCGCGACCGGGCGATCGACGGCCTGCGCGCCCTGGCACTGCTGGCCGTACCCACCGGCCACTGGCTGCTCGGCGGCTTCACCCTCGACTCCGACGGCGGCCTGCACAACGCCAGCCCGCTGTCCGCGTTCGGCGGCCTGGCCCCGGCGAGCTGGGTGCTCCAGATGCTGGGGATCTTCTTCCTCGTCGGCGGGTACGCCTCGGCGCTCTCCTTCGGGCGCCGCACCGGGTCGACGGGCGCCTGGCTGAAGGGCCGCGTGGTCCGGCTGGGGCGGCCGGTGCTCGGGGTGACCGCAGTGTGGGCGCTGGCCGCGCCCGTGCTGTACGCGGCCGGGGTGCCGGAGGCGTCGCTGCGGACCGGGGCGACGCTGGTGGTCCAACCGCTGTGGTTCGTCGGGGTGTACGTGGTGGTGACCGCGCTGACCCCGTACTGCGTGCGGGCGGCGCGGCGCCTCGGCGGCTGGGCGGCCGCCCCGCTGCTCGGCTCGGTCGCCGTGGTGGACTTCCTGCGCTACGGGCCGTTCGCCGACTCCGTGCCGTCGTGGCTCGCCCTGGTGAACATCCTCCCGGGCTGGCTGTTCGCGTACCAGCTGGGCGTCTCCTGGGGCGAGCGGCGGATCGGGCGGCGCGGGGCCTGGCTGCTGCTGGCGGGCGGGACGCTGCTGTTCGCCGCGCTGCTGGCGGTCTTCCACTATCCGGCGTCGATGGTGGGCGTACCGGGTGCGGCGCGCACCAACTCGCACCCGCCGTCGCTGCTGGTACTGGCGCTGGCCTCGGCGCAGTCGGGCGCGGCGATCCTGCTGCGCGACCGGCTGGCGAAGCTGCTGGCGCGGCCCGCCCTGTGGGCCCCGGTGGTCGTGATCAACCTGTCCGCGATGACGATCCTGTGCTGGCACCAGACGGCGATGCTGGCCGCGGCCGTGCCCGGGTCGTTCGTGGGTGAACTGGCCGGGCTCACGACGGCGCCGGACAACCTGGGCTGGATCGCGGCTCGGCTGGCGTGGATGCCGGTGTTCGCGGCGCTGTTCGTCGCGATCGCCCGCTACGCGCGGCGGTTCGAGGCGCCGCCGCGGGAGGGACGCCGGGCGGGCGCGCTGCGCCGGACCGTGGCCGGGCTGCTGGCGGCGGGGTTCGCGGTGTTCGCGCTGGGCCTCGCCTGA
- a CDS encoding DUF350 domain-containing protein, which produces MSDIINGLGRTSAYGALGLVLLILGIVLVDVLTPGKLPKQIWEERNRNAALFLSSALLGIGGIVFTSIWTTYADFGKGLLSTAAFGVLGLILMAVAFLVLDLVTPGKLGAIVVDPEPHPAVWVSAACNLAVAAIVAASIA; this is translated from the coding sequence ATGAGCGACATCATCAACGGACTTGGCCGCACCAGCGCCTACGGCGCCCTCGGCCTGGTGCTGCTGATCCTCGGCATCGTCCTCGTGGACGTGCTGACGCCCGGGAAGCTCCCCAAGCAGATCTGGGAGGAGCGCAACCGCAACGCGGCCCTCTTCCTCAGCTCCGCGCTCCTCGGCATCGGCGGCATCGTCTTCACCTCGATCTGGACGACGTACGCGGACTTCGGCAAGGGCCTGCTGTCCACTGCGGCCTTCGGCGTGCTCGGCCTGATCCTCATGGCGGTGGCCTTCCTCGTGCTCGACCTGGTGACGCCCGGCAAGCTCGGCGCCATCGTCGTCGACCCGGAGCCCCACCCGGCGGTCTGGGTCTCGGCCGCCTGCAACCTCGCCGTGGCCGCCATAGTCGCCGCCTCGATCGCCTGA